The Niastella koreensis GR20-10 genome includes a window with the following:
- a CDS encoding VIT1/CCC1 transporter family protein, which produces MEHHEEHLESAAWLTDIVIGMSDGLTVPFALAAGLSGAVSSTGIIIIAGIAEIAAGSIAMGLGGYLAGKTEIDHYNSELKREYREVEQVPEKEKEEVREFFEHLGLSEDIQKRAVEEIARDKQKWVDFMMKYELGLDKPDPKRATKSAMNIGLSYVVGGLVPLSPYFFISTPVEALKISVLVTLICLFIFGYFKSRMTGIHPWAGALRVMLIGAVAAGAAFGVAKIFQ; this is translated from the coding sequence ATGGAACATCACGAAGAACATTTAGAAAGCGCCGCCTGGCTTACTGATATTGTTATTGGAATGAGCGACGGACTCACCGTACCTTTTGCCCTGGCTGCAGGATTAAGCGGCGCCGTTAGTTCAACCGGCATTATCATCATTGCCGGCATTGCTGAAATTGCCGCCGGTTCCATTGCCATGGGACTGGGCGGTTACCTCGCCGGCAAAACCGAAATAGATCATTATAACAGTGAGCTGAAGCGTGAATACAGAGAGGTGGAACAGGTGCCTGAAAAGGAGAAAGAAGAAGTGCGGGAGTTTTTTGAACATTTAGGTTTAAGTGAAGACATCCAAAAACGAGCGGTAGAAGAAATAGCGAGGGACAAACAAAAATGGGTCGACTTCATGATGAAGTATGAGTTGGGATTGGATAAACCCGATCCAAAACGCGCCACCAAATCTGCTATGAATATCGGTTTATCATATGTGGTGGGTGGCTTAGTACCACTGAGCCCCTACTTCTTTATCAGTACACCGGTAGAAGCGTTGAAGATATCCGTACTGGTTACGCTGATTTGCCTGTTTATATTCGGCTATTTCAAAAGCCGTATGACGGGCATTCATCCATGGGCCGGCGCTTTGCGTGTAATGCTTATTGGTGCAGTTGCAGCGGGGGCTGCTTTTGGAGTGGCGAAGATATTCCAATAA
- the rocD gene encoding ornithine--oxo-acid transaminase — translation MVSTLSEKTKHYLDLEEQYGAHNYHPLPVVLEKGEGVYVWDVDGKRYYDFLSGYSAVNQGHCHPKIIAAFMLQAQQLTLTSRAFYNNALGEYAEFITNYFGFDKVLPMNTGVEAVETAIKLCRRWGYAVKGIPENKATIIVCSENFHGRTSTVISFSTDPSSRNQFGPYMPGFTVIPYNDLPALEKALQDPNVAGFLVEPIQGEAGVVLPADGYLSRAKQYCEAANVLFIADEIQTGLCRTGLMLACDHDKVQPDILILGKALSGGTVPVSAVLANDPIMLTIRPGEHGSTYGGNPLACRVAVESLRVLKEENMAANAMAMGELLRKELQALASPYISVVRGKGLLNAIVIDHADKNAAWNLCLTLKDNGLLAKPTHGDKIRFAPPLIINRDQIMECVQIIKKSLESL, via the coding sequence ATGGTGTCTACTTTATCAGAAAAAACAAAGCATTATCTCGATCTTGAAGAGCAATATGGCGCTCACAATTATCATCCCCTGCCCGTGGTGCTGGAAAAAGGTGAAGGCGTGTACGTATGGGATGTTGATGGCAAACGCTATTATGATTTCCTGAGTGGTTATTCAGCCGTAAACCAGGGACACTGCCACCCAAAGATCATTGCGGCTTTTATGTTACAGGCCCAGCAACTGACACTTACATCAAGAGCATTTTATAACAACGCCCTGGGCGAATATGCCGAGTTCATCACCAACTATTTTGGTTTTGATAAAGTGCTGCCCATGAACACCGGGGTTGAAGCAGTTGAAACAGCCATAAAACTCTGCCGACGCTGGGGCTATGCCGTAAAAGGCATCCCTGAAAACAAGGCTACCATTATTGTATGTAGCGAAAATTTTCATGGCCGTACCAGTACTGTCATTTCATTCAGCACCGACCCCTCTTCACGCAACCAGTTCGGTCCGTATATGCCGGGCTTTACGGTTATTCCTTACAACGACCTGCCAGCGCTGGAAAAAGCATTACAGGACCCCAATGTAGCGGGCTTCCTGGTAGAACCAATTCAGGGCGAAGCCGGTGTAGTATTGCCCGCCGACGGTTATCTGTCGCGCGCGAAACAATATTGCGAAGCAGCTAATGTGTTGTTCATAGCCGATGAAATACAAACCGGCCTCTGCCGTACCGGGCTGATGCTGGCCTGCGACCATGACAAGGTGCAACCGGATATTTTAATCCTGGGCAAAGCATTAAGTGGTGGTACTGTTCCTGTTTCGGCTGTATTGGCAAATGATCCAATCATGTTAACCATTCGCCCCGGCGAGCACGGTTCAACCTACGGTGGTAATCCGCTGGCATGCCGTGTGGCCGTTGAATCGCTTCGGGTTTTAAAAGAAGAGAACATGGCTGCCAATGCTATGGCCATGGGTGAATTATTAAGAAAAGAATTACAGGCGTTGGCCTCTCCTTATATTTCCGTTGTTCGCGGCAAAGGTTTGCTGAACGCAATTGTAATTGATCATGCTGATAAGAACGCGGCCTGGAATTTATGTTTAACTTTAAAAGACAATGGGCTGCTGGCCAAGCCTACGCATGGTGATAAGATCCGTTTTGCGCCACCGTTAATAATTAACCGTGACCAGATCATGGAGTGTGTTCAGATCATAAAAAAGAGCCTGGAAAGTTTATAA